One stretch of Chaetodon auriga isolate fChaAug3 chromosome 18, fChaAug3.hap1, whole genome shotgun sequence DNA includes these proteins:
- the LOC143335878 gene encoding uncharacterized protein LOC143335878 isoform X11, whose protein sequence is MAISKNGLTIFALLVTLIILETDNVIEFSSPALPVHHEEQHSLPHTREKRNALLAQVEYTVDVELNVTELKTVDDLRSLLNSSTFSLALSPTLNITHIDITTVCYPNGSNFQCRCEDQYVWSYRSCSTYGACDEITDDTCGCVNSIPSDGLYCQPKKVPPVVYEYQIVIEVNTTDADQLRNTLKNITFPVQIRTQINISAADITTVCSPDGSEVQCRCEDHYLWPCDKCATYGKCDGDADITCGCIKAIPTDGQYCQSIHHQNFSVCPLTTSPPTAPPVLYEYLTSVELNISDAALINQLRTILSNISYPITIENHTQISDIDISTVCFPSSGGFQCRCEDQYRWSCDQCFLYGPCDNITGDTCGCINAIPPDRQYCKSADQHNFTACPHTTTPSPTNSLTTAPPVLSEYLISVELNISGVAVINQLRTILSNISYPVSIDDHTQISDINISTVCYPNGTTYQCRCEDQYRWPCHMCSTFGKCDNTIDNTCSCINAIPPDGSYCQTPSDLFICPSPTPPNDTATTQTTTLLTTLPTVITDTTPVYTTVLYTTTPTTVVTNTTPVGTTDLNTTTPAVATTSAPVSTTDLNTATAATTPVTDVTNTTLVATTDRSTTTWTTTPQTVTNSSLVPTTDRNTTSATTTPTIVTNSTPVTTTDMSTTTAAATNSTPVAPTDLTTTTAAIPTSTATNSTSAATTDINTTGPLTSPTAAATNSTPVTTTAATPTPAATNSTLNITTPTATPTTAVTNSTPVATTAATPTTFVPTVATTDVDTTTSATTPTAVTNSTSAATTDINTTGPLTSPTAAATNSTPVTPTDLMTTTAATNSTLNITTPTATPTAVTNSTPVATTAATPTTFVPNSTTATNSTPVSTTHMSTTTAATSTPTATNSIPVATTTINVTTTTATSSPTYSPTVATPGVNTTTVTTTPTTGVTTSSMTSQHITVNSTTSEVTSITASTTPLITATTTTHIPTTTTARAITTVSTLSTTRVNTTTPTSSTTTVTTTIPTSSTTRVTTTIPTLSTTRVTTTIPTSSTTRVTTTIPTSSTTRVTTTIPTLSTKRVTTTTPTSSTTTVTTTIPTSSTTRVTTTIPTTTAAKVTTTIPTSSTTRVTTTIPTTTAAKLTTTVPTTSTTRVTSTAVTGFDVEMSIRLDLEYTAELNDATSSEYKDLESKILRVLEEQYKGITGFINVFVKAFREGSVITDFVVQTTEVIADEMADANENLQEAMRPIAPVIGSVTAFYNSSTSIDIPELTYTGNTMTLTCGPPENINLGQISGSEWKFKGLEIKDSSRIKITAFGTKSVLTVNNVILADVGLYECTVKGKVMNFLQKGLVTGDHVKQAPIVRLQSKVNVKCKEGQILQLQCCVQSSYRIQWFEGTAVLLSTNTDNGETYCIKHDYQLGSCSVLQEKELTFTCKVDEPKDYQMTTTVTIFREDITCNDAEYGTGRPNDISSIGCDSGQEGSTTAVCQETGEWTLMMDTCIITQIKELLIDSQDLVVEEVPQFTANLSKTVQENRTEIANSSATISAIVEILNTIANVSTAVGESVMQNVLTTIDVIIGDDARESWAVLNANETHSASSGLLNSLENISKELVGEFEIATPRILLNRTKFDNSFTAELNSSITIDIPNTMISNIFITTITFPTLNNVMPSRNSSFDGSLFNSTSNETVDDHAINAAVVLVQINATIQNVTLSYDKLNNSLSLNPQCVFWNFTLFDNLGAWDDEGCTFVSDINNTVTCNCNHLTSFSVLMARGVPPELKDALDVITYVGVGISLASLVICLIIEGYVWKAITRNSTAFMRHVSIINTALSLLIADICFIIGASIAKNPLENPGEDYEVPVGPCSTATFFMHFFYLALFFWMLVSGLLLFYRTVMVFSHMSKSTMLAIGFSLGYGCPLIIAVITVAVTASGNGYIRTYNACWLNWIDTKALLALVIPALIIVFINILIVIVVLFKMLRRGVGDTAQTDEKHTLVVIARCVIILTPLFGLTWSLGVGTMVSSTNKGIHIAFAFFNSLQGFFILVFGTLLDSKIRSILARRSPTSSTVSNPSRSTSGGISSLGELNWISRLRGRRYIYRLSEAANSSSSGALESFVSL, encoded by the exons ATGGCAATATCAAAGAATGGCTTGACCATCTTTGCCCTTCTGGTGACTCTTATTATTTTGGAAACAGATAACGTCATTGAATTTTCAAGTCCGGCTTTACCG GTGCACCATGAGGAACAACACTCTCTGCCTCACACCAGGGAGAAAAGGAATG caCTGCTGGCTCAGGTTGAGTACACCGTGGATGTGGAGCTGAATGTTACGGAGCTGAAGACAGTGGATGACCTGAGGAGCCTGCTGAACAGCAGCACCTTTTCCCTGGCCTTGAGTCCCACTctgaacatcacacacattgACATCACCACAG tgTGCTACCCAAATGGAAGCAACTTCCAGTGCAGATGCGAGGATCAGTATGTCTGGTCATATAGAAGCTGTAGCACGTACGGAGCCTGTGATGAGATAACTGATGACACATGTGGGTGTGTCAACAGTATTCCCTCTGATGGGCTGTACTGCCAGCCAAAGAAAG TACCTCCGGTTGTTTATGAATACCAGATTGTCATAGAGGTGAACACTACAGATGCAGATCAACTGAGAAACACCTTGAAAAATATCACCTTCCCCGTCCAAATCAGAACGCAAATAAACATCTCAGCTGCTGATATCACTACAG TTTGCAGCCCAGATGGCTCTGAGGTCCAGTGCCGCTGTGAGGATCACTACCTTTGGCCTTGTGACAAGTGTGCCACCTATGGGAAATGTGATGGTGATGCAGACATTACATGTGGGTGCATTAAGGCTATTCCCACTGACGGACAGTATTGTCAGTCAATACACCATCAAA ACTTTTCGGTGTGTCCTCTGACAACTTCACCACCAACAG ctcctccagttcTTTATGAATACCTGACTTCTGTCGAGTTGAACATCTCAGATGCTGCATTAATAAATCAGCTGAGGACCATTCTGAGCAACATCAGTTACCCAATCACCATCGAGAACCACACGCAAATCTCTGACATCGATATTTCTACAG TTTGCTTTCCGAGCAGTGGTGGTTTCCAGTGCAGATGTGAGGATCAGTATCGTTGGTCATGTGACCAGTGTTTCCTGTATGGACCCTGTGACAACATCACCGGTGACACATGTGGATGCATCAATGCCATTCCTCCTGACAGACAATACTGCAAGTCTGCTGATCAGCACA ACTTTACAGCCTGTCCTCACACAACAACTCCTTCACCAACAA ATTCTCTCACCACAGCTCCTCCAGTTCTTTCTGAATACCTGATTTCTGTCGAGTTGAACATCTCAGGTGTAGCAGTAATAAATCAACTGAGGACCATTCTGAGCAACATCAGTTACCCCGTCAGCATCGACGACCACACACAAATCTCCGACATCAATATTTCCACAG TTTGTTACCCAAATGGTACAACATACCAGTGCAGATGTGAAGACCAGTACCGCTGGCCTTGCCATATGTGTTCCACTTTTGGCAAATGTGATAATACAATCGACAATACTTGTAGCTGCATCAATGCCATTCCTCCAGATGGGTCTTACTGCCAGACGCCGTCAG ATCTCTTCATTTGCCCATCGCCAACACCTCCAAACG ACACTGCAACAACACAGACCACCACACTCTTAACAACACTCCCAACTGTCATAACTG ACACAACACCTGTTTATACGACAGTCCTGTACACAACAACACCCACAACCGTAGTGACCA ACACAACACCTGTTGGTACAACAGACCTCAACACTACGACACCAGCTGTCGCCACCA CTTCCGCACCTGTTTCGACAACAGATCTGAACACTGCTACAGCCGCAACAACGCCCGTGACAGATGTAACAA ATACAACACTTGTTGCTACAACTGATCGAAGCACTACAACATGGACAACTACACCACAAACTGTCACCA ACTCATCACTTGTCCCGACAACAGATCGAAACACCACATCAGCTACAACAACCCCAACAATTGTGACAA ACTCAACACCTGTTACCACAACAGATATGAGCACTACAACAGCTGCAGCTACCA attCAACACCTGTTGCTCCAACAGATCTGACGACTACAACAGCTGCAATACCGACATCAACTGCAACAA ATTCAACATCTGCTGCTACAACAGATATAAACACTACAGGACCCTTAACTTCACCAACAGCTGCAGCGACCA attcaACACCTGTTACCACAACAGCTGCAACACCGACACCAGCTGCAACAA ATTCAACGCTCAACATTACTACACCAACAGCTACACCAACAACAGCAGTTACCA ATTCTACACCTGTTGCTACAACAGCTGCAACACCAACAACATTTGTGCCAA CTGTTGCTACAACAGATGTGGACACTACAACGAGTGCAACAACACCTACGGCAGTTACAA ATTCAACATCTGCTGCTACAACAGATATAAACACTACAGGACCCTTAACTTCACCAACAGCTGCAGCTACCA attcaACACCTGTTACTCCAACAGATCTGATGACTACAACAGCTGCAACAA ATTCAACGCTCAACATTACTACACCAACAGCTACACCAACGGCAGTTACAA ATTCTACACCTGTTGCTACAACAGCTGCAACACCAACAACATTTGTGCCAA attcaacaacagcaacaa attCAACACCTGTTTCTACAACACATATGAGCACTACAACAGCTGCAACATCAACACCAACTGCAACAA ATTCAATACCTgttgcaacaacaacaataaatgtGACCACTACAACAGCCACATCGTCACCAACAT ATTCACCAACAGTTGCTACTCCAGgtgtcaacacaacaacagttaccacaacaccaacaacaggCGTAACAA CTTCTAGTATGACCAGCCAACATATCACAGTTAACTCCACAACATCAGAGGTTACCTCTATCACAGCTTCAACCACACCCCTCATAACAGCTACCACTACTACCCATATCCCCACCACAACCACTGCCAGAGCAATCACCACTGTCTCCACCTTGAGCACTACCAGAGTCaacaccaccacccccacctcGAGCACTACAACAGTTACCACCACCATCCCCACCTCGAGCACTACGAGAGTTACCACCACCATCCCCACCTTGAGCACTACGAGAGTTACCACCACCATCCCCACCTCGAGCACTACGAGAGTTACCACCACCATCCCCACCTCGAGCACTACGAGAGTTACCACCACCATCCCCACCTTAAGCACTAAGAGAGttaccaccaccacccccacctcGAGCACTACAACAGTTACCACCACCATCCCCACCTCGAGCACTACGAGAGTTACCACCACCATCCCCACCACGACTGCAGCCAAAGTTACCACCACCATCCCCACCTCAAGTACTACGAGAGTTACCACCACTATCCCCACCACAACTGCTGCCAAACTTACCACCACTGTCCCCACCACGAGCACTACCAGAGTTACTTCTACAGCTGTTACAG gATTTGATGTGGAAATGTCAATCAGATTAGACCTGGAATACACAGCAGAATTAAATGATGCAACAAGTTCTGAATACAAGGATCTGGAATCAAAGATTCTTAGAGTG TTAGAGGAGCAGTATAAGGGAATCACTGGGTTTATCAATGTTTTTGTGAAGGCATTCAG AGAAGGAAGTGTAATTACAGACTTTGTTGTTCAGACAACAGAAGTTATTGCAGATGAAATGGCTGATGCAAATGAAAATCTCCAAGAAGCGATGAGGCCTATTGCTCCAGTCATTGGCTCAGTTACTGCATTTTACAACA GTTCAACTTCAATCGACATTCCAGAACTCACTTACACTGGTAATACCATGACACTGACTTGTGGCCCTCCAGAAAACATTAATTTGGGACAAATTTCTGGTTCTGAGTGGAAATTTAAAGGACTGGAAATTAAAGACAGCTCAAGAATTAAAATAACTGCTTTTGGCACAAAGTCTGTGCTTACAGTTAACAACGTCATCCTTGCTGATGTTG GGCTTTATGAATGTACTGTGAAAGGCAAAGTAATGAATTTCCTCCAAAAAGGACTTGTAACAGGAGACCACGTCAAACAAGCTCCCATTGTGCGACTACAGAGTAAGGTTAATGTTAAATGCAAAGAGGGGCAGATTCTACAACTTCAGTGTTGCGTACAGTCCTCCTATAGAATTCAGTGGTTTGAAGGCACAGCTGTTTTACTCTCAA CCAACACTGACAATGGAGAAACCTACTGTATCAAGCATGATTACCAGCTAGGAAGCTGCAGCGTATTACAGGAAAAAGAATTAACTTTTACATGTAAGGTAGATGAACCAAAGGATTATCAAATGACAACAACAGTGACCATTTTCAGAGAGG ATATTACATGTAATGATGCTGAGTATGGGACTGGACGACCAAATGACATATCAAGCATAGGATGTGATAGCGGCCAAGAGGGAAGCACAACTGCGGTCTGTCAGGAAACAGGGGAGTGGACACTTATGATGGACACCTGCATCATAACACAAATCAAGGAATTATTAATTGATTCACAG GATTTGGTTGTGGAGGAAGTACCACAATTTACAGCAAATCTGAGTAAAACTGTCcaggaaaacagaacagaaattgCAAATTCATCTGCAACTATATCGGCTATTGTTGAGATCCTAAACACCATTGCAAATGTTTCCACTGCTGTCGGTGAATCTGTCATGCAG AATGTACTTACAACAATTGATGTAATCATTGGTGATGATGCAAGGGAGTCCTGGGCAGTtttgaatgcaaatgaaacCCACAGTGCAAGCTCAGGGTTACTGAATTCACTGGAGAATATCTCCAAGGAGTTGGTTGGGGAGTTTGAAATTGCAACTCCACGGATCCTGCTCAACCGAACTAAGTTTGACAACTCCTtcacagcagagctgaactCCAGCATCACCATAGACATTCCAAACACCATGATAAGTAACATCTTtatcaccaccatcaccttcCCCACCCTAAATAATGTTATGCCATCACGGAACTCCAGCTTTGATGGCAGCCTCTTCAACAGCACCAGCAATGAAACTGTCGATGATCATGCCATCAATGCTGCTGTGGTGTTAGTCCAAATAAACGCAACAATTCAGAATGTCACCTTGAGCTACGACAAGCTAAACAACTCCCTGTCACTAAACCCACAGTGCGTCTTCTGGAACTTCACCCTCTTTGATAATCTGGGTGCTTGGGATGATGAAGGGTGTACATTTGTTTCAGACATAAACAACACAGTAACCTGCAACTGCAACCATCTCACCTCCTTCTCAGTTCTGATGGCAAGGGGAGTCCCTCCAGAACTGAAAGATGCCTTGGATGTAATCACTTATGTTGGAGTTGGGATATCTCTGGCAAGCCTAGTTATATGTCTCATTATTGAAGGATACGTTTGGAAAGCCATAACCAGAAATAGCACTGCTTTTATgcgtcatgtttccatcattaaCACTGCCCTGTCTCTGTTGATTGCTGACATCTGTTTCATCATTGGTGCCTCTATTGCAAAGAACCCACTTGAAAACCCAGGGGAGGACTATGAAGTTCCAGTTGGACCATGCAGCACAGCAACATTTTTTATGCACTTTTTCTACCTAGCTCTCTTCTTTTGGATGCTTGTGTCAGGTCTTCTGCTCTTTTACCGGACAGTCATGGTCTTCTCCCACATGTCCAAGTCAACCATGTTGGCCATTGGCTTCAGCTTAGGCTATGGGTGCCCTCTGATTATAGCTGTTATTACTGTTGCTGTCACAGCATCAGGAAATGGATACATAAGGACGTACAATGCTTGTTGGCTGAACTGGATCGATACAAAGGCCCTGCTGGCCTTGGTGATACCTGCCTTGATCATAGTTTTTATCAACATTTTAATCGTCATTGTGGTCTTGTTCAAAATGCTGAGAAGAGGTGTGGGGGACACTGCTCAAACAGATGAAAAGCATACACTGGTGGTCATTGCAAGGTGTGTGATCATTTTGACACCTTTATTTGGACTAACTTGGTCTTTGGGAGTGGGAACCATGGTATCTTCAACAAATAAAGGAATCCACATTGCCTTTGCATTCTTCAATTCACTACAG GGTTTCTTCATTTTAGTGTTTGGGACACTACTTGATTCAAAG ATCCGTTCTATCCTTGCAAGGAGATCACCTACATCAAGCACAGTTTCTAATCCATCAAGa AGTACAAGTGGTGGTATTTCCTCTCTCGGTGAACTAAACTGGATAAGTCGATTGCGTGGAAGGAGAT ATATCTACCGTCTGTCAGAAGCCGCAAACTCAAGCAGCAGTGGTGCATTGGAATCATTTGTTAGTTTATGA